In one Asterias amurensis chromosome 9, ASM3211899v1 genomic region, the following are encoded:
- the LOC139942378 gene encoding ribosome biogenesis protein NSA2 homolog: MPQNEYMELHRKRYGYRLDYHERKRKKEAREPHERAKKAKMLTGIKAKLFNKKRHSEKIQMKKTIKMHEDKLNKKRKTDEVPEGAVPAYLLDREGQSRAKVLSNMVKQKRKEKAGKWDVPIPKTRGVSEHEVFKVLKTGKRKGKAWKRMVTKVCYVGEGFTRKPPKYERFIRPMGLRFKKAHVTHPELKATFCLPLIGVKKNPNSPLYTQLGVITKGTIVEVNVSELGLVTQGGKVVWGKYAQVTNTPENDGCINAVLLV; encoded by the exons ATG CCTCAGAATGAGTATATGGAACTGCATAGAAAGCGGTATGGATACCGGCTTGATTATCACGAGAGAAA GAGAAAGAAGGAGGCTCGAGAGCCCCACGAGAGAGCCAAGAAAGCCAAGATGCTAACGGGAATTAA AGCGAAATTGTTCAACAAGAAGAGACATTCAGAGAAAATACAGATGAAGAAGAC GATCAAAATGCACGAGGACAAACTGAACAAGAAGCGCAAAACCGACGAGGTtccagagggcgctgttcctgCGTATCTCCTTGACCGTGAGGGTCAGTCTCGAGCCAAGGTCCTCTCTAACATGGTCAAGCAGAAGAGGAAGGAGAAAGCTGGAAAGTGGGACGTCCCGATCCCGAAGACGAGGGGTGTGTCGGAGCACGAGGTGTTTAAGGTGCTGAAGACGGGCAAGAGGAAAG GCAAAGCTTGGAAGAGAATGGTGACCAAAGTTTGTTACGTCGGTGAAGGATTCACAAGAAAACCACCCAAGTATGAAAGATTCATCAGACCGATG GGTTTACGTTTCAAGAAGGCCCACGTAACACATCCAGAACTGAAGGCTACATTCTGCCTGCCACTCATCGGAGTCAAGAAGAACCCCAACTCTCCTCTGTACACACAACTAGGTGTCATCACAAAGGGAACCATAGTAGAG GTGAATGTGAGCGAGTTGGGTCTAGTAACACAGGGAGGAAAAGTTGTATGGG gtaaATATGCACAAGTGACGAACACTCCCGAGAATGATGGCTGCATCAACGCTGTATTACTTGtatga